CATCGTTTCGTCCGATTTCTTCGAGGTAATGCACATCCCGATTCAGGCCGGTCGCGGGTTCCTCCCGAGCGATGATGTTGGTGCGGAGCCCGTCGTGATAGTCAGCCGGAGCCTGGCCGCGGCGTTATGGCCGAACGTGAGCCCCCTCGGCAGGATGTTCTCGCTGCCCCCCGCCGACGGCCAGCGGCGGCCGCCCATGCGGGTCATAGGCGTGGCCGGAGATGTTCGGTTCTCGTCGATCTTCGACGAGTCACCTCACGTGGCGTACATGCCGACGGCGCAGCATCCGGGAGTGCCAGTCTCCTTCATAGTTCGGAGCCGAAGCAGCGCCACCATCCCGGATGCGACCGTTCGTGCGATTGGAACCGCCACCGATGTCAGTGTGCCGATGCACACCACCGTAATTGGCGAGAGGATCAACAGCCAAGTCGAACCTCAGCGTGTTGCGAGCGCATGGATCGGTGTCTTCGGCATGGTCGCGCTACTGCTGGCATCCGTGGGCTTGTACGGTGTCGTCGCCCAGGGAGTCCTGCAACGCAAACGGGAGTTGGCGGTGCGCTCTGCGCTTGGTTCCACACCGCGCGGACTGGTTTCACTGGTGATCGGCGAGGGGGTGCGTATCACACTGATGGGCGCGGTGATCGGTGTCGTGATTGGAGGAGCGGCGCTGCGTGTGTTGAAGTCGCATTTCGCTGGCGTCTCCGTGCTGGATGCGCAGAGTGCGGCGGTCGCGACGATAGTGGCACTTGGTCTGGCAACGATCGTTGCCTGCTTTGTGCCCGCTCGACGAGCGGGCAGACTCAATCCTGTCGACGCGCTTCGCTCGGATTAGGAGTGCGGCTCGGCTTACCGGCGCAGATGGAGCGGCCTTGGTTTAGTCCTTTACCGCGTCCGCTGCTCAACCGGCATCCGGTGGCGGCGTCGACGACGCATCACCCGCCGCGCCGCTCTCGCGGTGCACGTCGATGCGCGCCGCCAGAACCGGCCCGCTTCCCTCCTGGCGGGTCTGAACCACGACGCGATCGCCGGCACGGAGGAAATCGATCGGGTGATGCTCCTGCCGGTAAACGACGATCGTGCCTGAGTCGTACAGCACGCTGCCTCTGCGTCCATCATCCGTCGTCAGCACGATGCGCTGCTGCAGCTCGTCCAGCTCCAGCAGCTTGCCGGTCACCTGTCCCTGCTGGACCGCCTGCTTCGACTCGCCCAGCGCCGCGGGCAGAGCCGCACCTGCAACGCCAGAGCCGATCGCCGCGAGTCCACCGCCGCAGGCAGTGGCAGGCACGAGCAGCACAAGCAGAAGCAATGATCTGCGCATCACGTGCCCTCGAGCCTGTTCGGCACTGTGGTTCGCCGAGCGCAGGGCGAGTATCCGTTCCCCGGTCATGTCACCTCCGGTTGCTGCTGCATGCCGGTTTGGGGCAGGGAATCGGCAAGTTCCGGTCCGGGTACCGGCAGCCCGCTGCCACGCGGTGTTCCATCAGGCCGGCTGTTCCACGACCCTCAGGCGCGTACTCCCCTAGTCATCTTGACCTCGATACTCCAAGTCGTATAAGATTATACTTATACAACCTCAGTCTTATACGGGAGGACGAATGGAGATCGATGTTGCGCGCCATCTCGGGGCGGTCACGCGCTCGGTGGCGGAACTCGAACGCGATGGCGGGCCGGTCCGCGCCGTCACCCTCGAGCGGACATATGACACGACGGCGGATGACCTCTGGGATGCCGTGACCAGTCCGGAGCGGCTCCCGCGCTGGTTTCTGCCGGTCAGCGGAGAGCTGCGGCTGGGCGGCAGGTATCAGCTGGAGGGAAACGCTGGCGGGACGATCACCGGGTGTGAGCCACCCCGGTTCCTGGCAGCGACGTGGGAGTTCGGTGGCCAGCTGAGCTGGATCGAGGTGCGGATCGCTCCGGAAGGCGATGATCGTTCCAGGCTGATGCTGTCGCACATCGCTCCGGTCGACGAGCACTGGAGCAAGTACGGCCCGGGCGCTACGGGTGTGGGCTGGGATCTCGGGCTGCTCGGGCTGGCCCTCCACGTCTCCGACCCCGATGCGGAGAAGGTGGACGAGATGGCGTTCATGATCTCCCCCCAGGGCAGGCAGTACGTCATCGGCTCGGCGGAGGACTGGGGGCGCGCAGCGATCGCAGCGGGTGAGGATCCGACCGGCGCGCAGACGGCGGCACGCAACACGGCTGCGTTCTACACGGGCGAGGCGGTGCAGGAGGGCTGATGCACGCCTTCGATGTCCTGGGCGACCCGGTTCGGCGGCGGATCCTGGAGGTGCTCGCGGAAGGTGAGCACCGATCCGGCGAGATCGTCGATGTCATACAGCGGGAGTTCGGGATCACCCAGGCTGCGGTGTCACAGCACCTGCGCGTTCTGCGCGAGAATGGGTTCGCGAATGTGCGCGTCGACGGACCGCGCCGGATCTACGCGGTCGACGCCGCGCCGTTGCAGGAGGTCGACGCGTGGCTCGCGCGCTTCCGTACCTTCTGGGAGCCGAAGCTGGACGCGCTGGCAACCGAGATCGCGCGTGGCCGAAAGCAGCGGCGCCGCTCGTGAGGGAGTCGCCTGCCGGCGCACAGCTTGCGGGCTGCGCTGGCCATGATACGCAACCTCATCGCGGGAGCGGTCGCGGGCGGTGTCGCGACGCTGGCCATGTCGCCCCTGATGGCGCCGCGGCTTACGCGAGCGGTCGCCCGCACCGTACCGGATACGGCACCGCTGGAAGAGTTCCCGCCGCGGCGCGTCGTCCAGGCTGTCGGGGAGCGGGTGTCGGACGGGGAGCCGATGCCGGAGCAGGCGGAGGACATCGCGACGTGGACGTCGCATATAGGCTTCGGCATGGCAATGGGCGCGCTTTATGGCGTGGCGCGTCCCGCATCACGTGGCTCCAGCGCTGCCACGGGCGCCCTGTTCGGCCTGACGGTCTGGGCGGTCAGCTATCTCGGCTGGCTGCCCGCGATCGGAGTGACGACGGGAACGGCGAGCGGTCGCCCCGACACGCTGCCGTTCCCATTCGTCGCTCACGTCGTGTACGGACTCACCACCGGCATCGTGTACGACCAGCTGCGCTGACGTCATCCTCTGCCGGTCGACGTGGACGCTCGCAGCCTCGTGCGCGCACGCGAGCGCCGCGTGGCAAGCCCGACCACGCGGCGATCGCGTCCGCCGTGTCAGCGCACCGTGAAGTCCTCGGTTTCCACGGTTCGACCATCCAGCTGGATCTCGACGCGGTAGCTGCCCGCAGGGAACCCGTCCGGCCTGGAGATGTGGAACTCCGTGACCGATGGGCCCGTCGACGATAGTGTCTGCGACGTTTCGTCAACGACCTGTCCGTCCTCGAAGGTCCAGCGTGCTGTCAGGCGCCCGCCGGACGCCGACCCTTCCGTGTGCACGGACACATAGATCGTGTCCCTGGGTGTGAAGTCGTCCGTATCGGCATCATCGGCGATGCGGCCATCCGAACCGATGGACCGTCCCATCTCGACGTCGGTCACGCGCACTGCAGCATCACTGGGCGCTTCCGCTGCGGGCGGCGTGCGGGTTTCCTCGGCTGTTTCGGTGTCCTGCGCACACGCGAGCGCCGACAGCGCGACCGCGCCGGATACGAGCGTCAGGTAGCGTCGCGTTCTCATCGCTCACCACCCTCGGCGCGCGGGAGCTTCAGCTCCTGTCCCGGATGGATGAGATCGGGATTGTCGATCGTGTCGCGGTTGGCCTCGAAGATGCGCTTCCACTGGCCGGCATCGCCGTACTCCCGCTTCGCAATCGCGGACAGCGTGTCACCCGACTTGACGGTGTAGCTGCGAGCCGCGCCCGCGGGCGCTGCAGACGTGTCCGGCTGCGTCGACGAGCCGCTCTGCACGTTGGAGAAGTCCGCCCTGGGCTTCTCTTTCCGGTCGAAGATTCCCACGCCGCCTCCTTGAAGGGGACAATCCTGGATCGCCGCCGGAGGTGGCATTATGCGTGCCCATCGGTGCGACATCGCGTGGATGCATCAAGATGTTACACCGCCGGGGTTCGCCCGGCGGATGTCTGAACCGGAAGCGGTGAGCGCAGCAATCAGCCTTCGGTGCCACTTCTGAATATTTGCGCCACCTCCGGGCGGTTCCTCCACGAATCGAACTGGGGCGCCTGCAGGTAGAAGCGCAGCCAGGCACCGCGCGGTCGGGCGCGCGTGACGAGCTCGACCGCGCGCGCGGTGTCGCCCACCGCCAGTGCGGCCATGGCACGGGACGTTGCGCCCAGGGGCGTGTACCGCTCGTCGGTGGCTGCCTGAACGAGCTCTGCCTGGACAGCACGTGCCGCGTCCAGGTCGCCGGCTGCTGCGAGGACGGCAACCAGCGTCGCGCGGACCGGGACGGCATGTCCCTGGTCGACGCCGGTTGCGAGGCGCGCTTCAGCGCGTGCAGCGCCGGTGTCGCCCGCAGCAAGAAGGATCCGCGCACGCGATGCACGTGCGTACGAGTTTGCGGGCGCGACTGCCACGGCGCTGTCGGCCCACGCGCGTGCATCGTCGAAG
This genomic window from Longimicrobiales bacterium contains:
- a CDS encoding LysM peptidoglycan-binding domain-containing protein, with translation MGIFDRKEKPRADFSNVQSGSSTQPDTSAAPAGAARSYTVKSGDTLSAIAKREYGDAGQWKRIFEANRDTIDNPDLIHPGQELKLPRAEGGER
- a CDS encoding metalloregulator ArsR/SmtB family transcription factor, which produces MHAFDVLGDPVRRRILEVLAEGEHRSGEIVDVIQREFGITQAAVSQHLRVLRENGFANVRVDGPRRIYAVDAAPLQEVDAWLARFRTFWEPKLDALATEIARGRKQRRRS
- a CDS encoding DUF6789 family protein, which produces MIRNLIAGAVAGGVATLAMSPLMAPRLTRAVARTVPDTAPLEEFPPRRVVQAVGERVSDGEPMPEQAEDIATWTSHIGFGMAMGALYGVARPASRGSSAATGALFGLTVWAVSYLGWLPAIGVTTGTASGRPDTLPFPFVAHVVYGLTTGIVYDQLR
- a CDS encoding SRPBCC family protein codes for the protein MEIDVARHLGAVTRSVAELERDGGPVRAVTLERTYDTTADDLWDAVTSPERLPRWFLPVSGELRLGGRYQLEGNAGGTITGCEPPRFLAATWEFGGQLSWIEVRIAPEGDDRSRLMLSHIAPVDEHWSKYGPGATGVGWDLGLLGLALHVSDPDAEKVDEMAFMISPQGRQYVIGSAEDWGRAAIAAGEDPTGAQTAARNTAAFYTGEAVQEG
- a CDS encoding FtsX-like permease family protein, whose product is RRELAACLALGASRRSVFGRLLLEATVLTAIGALLGIGLARALVRSQAIVGTIAGMPERVGLDASLDARVLLVALGVTAFAALVVSIAPALHLMRLAPGSVLKDGGTGSGRRRPVGQRLLVVGQIAASFVLLVSAAIVFNTFRRVMATDPGFDAQGLTVVSPDFSEAGFDSVQVIAYRQEWRRRAAENPSISGVALASVVPPAPWTRDGWVFRGGEEPPPGIGAHDSPTGGTRAYLDIVSSDFFEVMHIPIQAGRGFLPSDDVGAEPVVIVSRSLAAALWPNVSPLGRMFSLPPADGQRRPPMRVIGVAGDVRFSSIFDESPHVAYMPTAQHPGVPVSFIVRSRSSATIPDATVRAIGTATDVSVPMHTTVIGERINSQVEPQRVASAWIGVFGMVALLLASVGLYGVVAQGVLQRKRELAVRSALGSTPRGLVSLVIGEGVRITLMGAVIGVVIGGAALRVLKSHFAGVSVLDAQSAAVATIVALGLATIVACFVPARRAGRLNPVDALRSD